The following coding sequences lie in one Pseudomonas monsensis genomic window:
- a CDS encoding alpha/beta hydrolase family protein, whose protein sequence is MKTALGALLLTCLIPHALADDHPVGFQSATLTDPRHQRSLEMVVWYPAAATTAATRLFGDNPVFVGAPAVPDAPPAGGKHPLVVLSHGYGGNWINQTWLASALAHQGYIVAAVNHPGTTSRDRSPQAAAQLWQRPVDLSRAIDAVAAQPEKFGAVAQARIAVVGHSLGGWTAMEVAGARFDPERFAADCKVHPQLASCTVYQQMNPASTEDSKARLATDLRDKRVTAVVSLDLGLSRGMTDASLAALAVPTLVIAAGVPSPELPARLESADLAKRLPAKSSRYVEISDASHFSFMAVCKPGAVALLEDDVPGDGIICGDGNDRPREVIQRQVISLISEFLAQSPDS, encoded by the coding sequence ATGAAAACAGCGCTCGGCGCCCTGCTACTGACCTGCCTGATCCCCCACGCACTCGCTGACGATCATCCTGTCGGCTTTCAGTCCGCCACGCTGACGGACCCGCGTCATCAGCGTTCACTGGAGATGGTTGTCTGGTATCCCGCCGCGGCCACTACTGCGGCCACCCGACTGTTCGGCGACAACCCGGTATTCGTCGGCGCCCCGGCCGTGCCCGACGCGCCACCGGCCGGCGGCAAGCATCCCTTGGTGGTGCTCTCCCACGGCTACGGCGGCAACTGGATCAACCAGACCTGGCTGGCCAGCGCACTCGCCCATCAGGGTTACATCGTGGCGGCGGTCAATCATCCCGGCACAACCAGCCGCGACCGCAGCCCGCAAGCGGCGGCACAGTTGTGGCAACGTCCGGTCGATTTGAGCCGGGCCATCGACGCCGTCGCGGCGCAGCCGGAAAAGTTTGGCGCGGTCGCGCAGGCTCGAATTGCCGTGGTGGGACACTCTCTCGGCGGCTGGACCGCCATGGAAGTCGCCGGAGCGCGGTTCGACCCCGAGCGTTTTGCCGCAGACTGCAAGGTCCATCCGCAGTTGGCCAGTTGCACCGTTTACCAACAGATGAACCCCGCCAGCACTGAGGACTCAAAGGCGCGGCTGGCGACGGACTTGCGCGACAAACGCGTCACTGCCGTGGTGTCCCTCGACCTGGGGCTGTCACGGGGCATGACCGATGCAAGTCTGGCGGCGCTGGCGGTACCGACACTGGTGATTGCTGCCGGCGTGCCGTCACCAGAGCTGCCTGCTCGGCTGGAGTCTGCCGACCTTGCCAAACGCCTGCCGGCAAAATCTTCGCGTTACGTGGAAATCAGCGACGCCAGCCATTTCAGTTTTATGGCGGTGTGCAAACCTGGCGCGGTGGCGCTGCTTGAGGATGACGTGCCGGGTGATGGCATTATCTGCGGCGATGGCAACGATCGCCCCCGCGAGGTGATCCAGCGACAGGTGATCTCGTTGATCAGTGAATTCCTGGCCCAGTCACCCGACAGCTGA
- a CDS encoding GFA family protein: MLTPSPQTFRGSCLCGAVHYQIRSRPKALSHCHCRQCRKSHGAAFASYGSVLRENLQVVQGVEAIKSYQSSEAVSRQFCLHCGSSLFWSRQQGEFADWISVALGTLDTTFTTEKQKHVEVTSKAPWFDIKDQWPQQP; encoded by the coding sequence ATGCTGACGCCCTCCCCCCAGACCTTTCGCGGCAGTTGCCTGTGCGGCGCGGTCCATTACCAGATCCGCTCGCGGCCCAAAGCGCTGTCTCATTGTCATTGCCGCCAGTGCCGCAAAAGCCACGGAGCGGCATTTGCCAGTTATGGCAGCGTGTTGCGCGAGAATCTGCAAGTGGTACAGGGCGTCGAAGCGATCAAGTCCTATCAGTCTTCCGAAGCGGTCTCGCGCCAGTTCTGTTTGCACTGCGGCTCGTCGCTGTTCTGGTCGCGCCAGCAGGGTGAGTTCGCCGACTGGATCTCGGTCGCGCTGGGGACGCTGGACACGACGTTCACCACGGAAAAACAGAAGCATGTCGAGGTGACGTCGAAGGCGCCGTGGTTTGACATCAAGGATCAATGGCCACAGCAGCCGTAA
- the yghU gene encoding glutathione-dependent disulfide-bond oxidoreductase has product MSKAPYVPPQVWTNEAPSGGQFASINRPIAGPTHDKTLPVGKHPLQLYSLATPNGVKVTILLEELLALGHSAAEYDAWLIRIGEGDQFSSGFVEINPNSKIPALLDRSVEPPIRVFESGSILLYLAEKFGAFLPKDPAGRTETLNWLFWQMGSAPYLGGGFGHFYAYAPEKMEYPINRFTMEAKRQLDVLDRRLAESPYLAGDSYTIADIAVWPWYGQLVRNNVYSAAEFLAAHEYTHVQRWAEDIAKRPAVMRGQRVNRTWGDEASQVPERHQASDLD; this is encoded by the coding sequence ATGAGCAAAGCCCCCTACGTTCCGCCGCAAGTCTGGACAAACGAAGCCCCGTCCGGCGGCCAGTTCGCCAGCATCAACCGCCCGATTGCCGGGCCGACCCACGACAAGACCTTGCCCGTCGGCAAACATCCGTTGCAGCTGTATTCACTGGCCACGCCCAACGGCGTCAAGGTGACCATCCTGTTGGAGGAGCTGCTGGCACTGGGGCACAGCGCGGCCGAATACGACGCGTGGCTGATCCGCATCGGCGAAGGCGATCAATTTTCCAGCGGCTTTGTCGAGATCAATCCGAATTCGAAAATCCCGGCGCTGCTCGACCGCAGCGTTGAACCGCCGATCCGCGTATTCGAGTCCGGCTCGATCCTGCTGTATCTGGCGGAAAAGTTCGGCGCCTTCCTGCCCAAGGACCCGGCAGGCCGCACCGAAACCCTCAACTGGCTGTTCTGGCAGATGGGCTCGGCGCCCTATCTGGGCGGCGGTTTCGGGCATTTCTATGCCTACGCGCCGGAGAAAATGGAGTACCCGATCAACCGCTTCACCATGGAAGCCAAGCGTCAGCTGGATGTACTCGACCGCCGTTTGGCCGAAAGCCCTTATCTGGCCGGCGACAGCTACACCATCGCCGACATCGCCGTCTGGCCGTGGTACGGGCAACTGGTGCGGAACAATGTCTATTCGGCGGCGGAATTCCTTGCGGCGCATGAGTACACCCATGTGCAACGCTGGGCAGAAGACATCGCCAAGCGGCCGGCAGTGATGCGTGGGCAACGGGTCAACCGTACCTGGGGCGATGAAGCGTCGCAGGTGCCGGAGCGGCATCAGGCCAGCGACCTCGACTGA